From Humisphaera borealis, the proteins below share one genomic window:
- a CDS encoding PEP-CTERM sorting domain-containing protein (PEP-CTERM proteins occur, often in large numbers, in the proteomes of bacteria that also encode an exosortase, a predicted intramembrane cysteine proteinase. The presence of a PEP-CTERM domain at a protein's C-terminus predicts cleavage within the sorting domain, followed by covalent anchoring to some some component of the (usually Gram-negative) cell surface. Many PEP-CTERM proteins exhibit an unusual sequence composition that includes large numbers of potential glycosylation sites. Expression of one such protein has been shown restore the ability of a bacterium to form floc, a type of biofilm.), with translation MRKSKRTIAFLGAVLAASTAANAQVNGTLGFFDWDTNTSPGTNFQVSPFISDDPATLSAAIAALNQAQAKGRPLAVKVNTPLTTPAAKAIFNNYAIQYVFADFENADHIAQTKAISTLVLNSTKSQAAFVGNFNVYPNSGSDTTRRGVVSGTASSFSAANAQSNGDYTGIIATKSGKNSNRIATEALYPGAPEFRNPSTGDSTAPNIRSALFTLPIIRAGSTSQALTSVGYQQNKHIPWVSRFNNWGNASLDTDGNPNNGFKFVQNAANPANGQLPSRGDFQAQILHYRMRGADSVNLFEADISSVVGYSRQSARDDVIAGWSGSSVANGIFSRGKFAFANLGSVITANGSTASSESKGAIWSGVYDLAGQAAGVSRRLSILISNLSSTQYDVDLPNNIGGFRTDSGNPAKVDDYTVAGGTHRLLTFTLQNSSWKLNTNQVLFIDNNRNGVGIPEPTTLSLLGIGAVGLLARRRRQA, from the coding sequence ATGCGCAAATCCAAACGAACAATCGCGTTTCTCGGTGCGGTGCTGGCTGCGTCTACAGCAGCCAATGCGCAGGTGAACGGTACCCTCGGATTCTTCGACTGGGACACGAACACGTCTCCCGGAACGAACTTCCAAGTCTCCCCGTTCATCAGCGACGATCCGGCAACGCTGTCCGCGGCGATCGCAGCGCTGAACCAGGCGCAGGCCAAGGGTCGCCCGCTGGCGGTCAAGGTCAACACGCCCCTCACCACCCCCGCCGCCAAGGCGATCTTCAATAACTACGCGATCCAGTACGTGTTCGCGGACTTCGAAAACGCCGACCACATCGCCCAGACCAAGGCGATCTCGACGTTGGTGTTGAACTCGACGAAGTCGCAGGCTGCGTTCGTCGGCAACTTCAACGTGTACCCCAACTCGGGCAGCGATACGACCCGTCGCGGCGTCGTTTCCGGCACCGCCTCCAGCTTCAGCGCGGCGAATGCTCAGTCCAATGGTGACTACACCGGAATCATTGCGACCAAGTCGGGCAAGAACAGCAACCGTATCGCGACCGAAGCGCTGTATCCGGGTGCTCCCGAGTTCCGCAACCCCTCGACCGGCGACTCGACGGCTCCGAACATCCGCTCTGCCCTGTTTACCCTTCCGATCATCCGCGCGGGTAGCACGTCCCAGGCTCTGACGAGCGTGGGTTACCAGCAAAACAAGCACATTCCCTGGGTCAGCCGATTCAACAATTGGGGCAATGCCTCGCTCGATACCGACGGCAACCCGAACAACGGCTTCAAGTTCGTCCAGAATGCGGCGAATCCGGCCAACGGCCAGCTTCCGTCGCGTGGCGACTTCCAAGCCCAGATCCTGCATTACCGTATGCGTGGTGCTGACAGCGTGAACCTGTTCGAAGCGGACATCAGCTCGGTTGTCGGCTATAGCCGTCAGAGTGCCCGAGATGACGTGATCGCCGGCTGGTCCGGCTCGTCCGTCGCCAATGGCATCTTCAGCCGTGGCAAGTTTGCTTTTGCGAACCTGGGTTCCGTCATCACAGCCAATGGTTCCACCGCTTCGAGCGAATCGAAGGGTGCGATCTGGTCAGGCGTGTACGATCTGGCGGGTCAGGCCGCGGGTGTTTCCCGCCGGCTCTCGATCCTTATCAGCAACCTTAGCTCCACCCAGTACGATGTCGATCTTCCGAATAACATCGGTGGGTTCAGGACTGACAGCGGCAACCCCGCCAAAGTTGATGACTACACGGTCGCAGGCGGCACTCACCGTCTGTTGACCTTCACCCTCCAGAACAGCAGCTGGAAGCTGAACACCAATCAGGTCCTGTTCATCGACAACAACCGCAACGGCGTTGGTATCCCGGAACCGACCACCCTTAGCCTCCTGGGCATCGGAGCGGTCGGTCTTCTGGCCCGTCGTCGTCGCCAGGCCTGA
- a CDS encoding class I SAM-dependent methyltransferase has product MPENPADVNPADTNPADIWNRIAPWWTEQIGEGNDFQLRLIMPTTDRLLRPVAGMRVLDVACGNGNYSRRLGRTGCRVLAVDAAANFLDDARRRTTPADGEIRYAHCDATDEPAMLALAEPGAFDAVVCSMAVMDFATIDPLLRAVHVLLKPGGLFVYSISHPCFNSNGARMTAELINEAGRMEQVFGVHIMQYNQTTTDLSSGILHQPEPHYTYHRSLTTLFASAFAAGFVVDGFEEPSFPVGSSAKSAFAWAKRPNIPPACVVRLRSV; this is encoded by the coding sequence ATGCCCGAGAATCCCGCTGACGTGAATCCCGCGGACACGAACCCCGCTGACATCTGGAACCGCATCGCCCCCTGGTGGACCGAGCAGATCGGCGAAGGGAACGATTTCCAACTACGGCTGATCATGCCGACGACGGACCGGCTCCTTCGGCCGGTGGCGGGCATGCGCGTGCTGGATGTCGCCTGCGGCAACGGGAACTACAGCCGGCGGCTCGGTCGGACGGGATGTCGGGTGCTCGCCGTCGATGCCGCGGCGAACTTTCTCGACGACGCACGCCGCCGAACGACACCTGCCGACGGCGAGATCCGATACGCGCATTGCGACGCCACCGACGAGCCGGCCATGCTCGCGCTCGCCGAGCCGGGGGCATTCGATGCCGTCGTCTGTTCGATGGCGGTCATGGATTTCGCGACGATCGATCCGCTGCTGCGTGCAGTGCACGTCCTGCTGAAGCCGGGCGGGTTGTTCGTCTATTCGATCTCCCATCCGTGCTTCAACTCCAACGGCGCACGGATGACGGCCGAACTGATCAACGAAGCCGGCCGGATGGAGCAGGTGTTTGGCGTGCATATCATGCAGTACAATCAGACGACGACGGACCTTTCCAGCGGCATCCTTCATCAGCCGGAGCCGCACTACACCTATCACCGGTCGCTGACGACGCTCTTCGCGTCGGCGTTTGCGGCGGGCTTTGTCGTCGACGGATTCGAAGAGCCAAGCTTCCCGGTCGGGAGCAGTGCCAAGAGCGCCTTCGCCTGGGCGAAACGGCCGAACATTCCGCCGGCGTGCGTGGTGCGGTTGCGGTCGGTCTGA
- the ggt gene encoding gamma-glutamyltransferase, whose translation MFRFTYSVVLSILASVAGCASSGRPPAASVPPPPVRSGQTLDAQHGVVVSVCRIASTVGANVLRDGGNAVDAAVATAFALAVTWPEAGNIGGGGFMMVGEPSRVGQPAVHFIDYRETGPAEVKADTFAGKPTSHQLAGTPGTVRGLFTAHQTYGTKRFAWKDLVLPAAKIAEEGFVVDAALAASLNSGLARSEAFPEFRRVYGKVDGSAWKAGDRLTLPDLAATLHAIAERGPGEFYEGETASRIVAEMQSGGGLISAGDLKNYRARLREPIVGTFKGYTIFAPPPPSSGGIALLQMLNMFETLDLRADQRWSASTVHTIVEAMRRAFADRARYLGDPDYGTVPVAELVSKDHARQLASTIDPLKATSSEQVAPWAQLSETGGQTTHFSVVDVNGLAVSNTYTLEQSFGGKVVVRRAGFLLNNELGDFNPRPGQTNRNGQIGTPPNLAAGGKRPLSSMTPVIIARNGKIVLVTGSPGGRTIINTVTQVVVNRLAFGMSLRQAVDAPRLHHQWLPDGIRVERSLAEQHLQTLEGLKAMGHAIDATMPSRQGDAHSIEIDPATGRLTGVADKRIGGSAAGY comes from the coding sequence ATGTTCCGATTCACGTACAGCGTAGTACTTTCGATTCTCGCATCCGTGGCCGGGTGTGCCTCGTCCGGACGACCGCCGGCGGCGTCGGTCCCACCGCCGCCGGTCCGCAGCGGACAGACGCTGGATGCACAGCATGGCGTAGTGGTGTCGGTCTGTCGGATCGCCTCGACCGTGGGCGCGAACGTGCTGCGGGATGGCGGCAATGCCGTCGATGCCGCCGTCGCAACCGCCTTCGCACTGGCCGTCACCTGGCCCGAGGCGGGCAATATCGGCGGCGGCGGGTTCATGATGGTGGGCGAACCCTCGCGCGTCGGTCAGCCGGCGGTCCATTTCATCGACTACCGGGAAACCGGACCGGCGGAGGTCAAGGCCGATACCTTTGCCGGCAAGCCGACCAGTCATCAGTTGGCCGGCACGCCCGGCACCGTCCGAGGCCTTTTCACCGCTCATCAGACCTACGGCACCAAACGATTCGCCTGGAAGGACCTGGTCCTGCCGGCGGCAAAAATCGCCGAGGAAGGATTTGTCGTCGATGCGGCGCTGGCGGCCTCGCTGAACAGCGGGCTGGCCAGGAGTGAGGCGTTCCCTGAGTTCCGTCGGGTCTACGGCAAGGTCGACGGTTCGGCCTGGAAGGCGGGCGATCGCCTGACCCTGCCCGATCTCGCCGCCACACTGCACGCCATCGCCGAGCGCGGCCCCGGGGAGTTCTACGAAGGCGAGACGGCCAGTCGGATCGTCGCCGAGATGCAGTCGGGCGGCGGGCTGATTTCCGCCGGAGACCTGAAGAATTATCGCGCCCGGCTTCGCGAGCCGATCGTCGGCACGTTCAAAGGCTACACGATCTTCGCCCCGCCGCCGCCCAGTTCCGGCGGGATCGCGTTGCTCCAGATGCTGAACATGTTCGAGACGCTGGACCTCAGAGCCGACCAGCGATGGTCGGCATCGACAGTCCATACGATTGTCGAAGCGATGCGCCGCGCCTTCGCCGACCGCGCGAGATATCTGGGCGATCCCGACTACGGCACGGTCCCCGTCGCGGAACTGGTTTCGAAAGACCACGCCCGGCAACTGGCGTCGACCATTGATCCACTCAAGGCAACCAGCAGCGAGCAAGTCGCGCCCTGGGCCCAACTGTCCGAGACCGGCGGGCAGACGACCCATTTCAGCGTTGTGGATGTCAACGGCTTGGCCGTCAGCAATACCTACACGCTCGAACAGTCGTTTGGCGGAAAGGTCGTCGTCCGCAGAGCGGGATTTCTGCTGAACAACGAACTCGGCGACTTCAACCCGCGGCCGGGGCAGACCAACCGGAACGGCCAGATCGGCACGCCTCCGAATCTGGCTGCCGGCGGGAAGCGTCCGCTGAGCTCAATGACGCCGGTCATCATCGCCCGCAACGGCAAAATCGTCCTGGTCACCGGCTCGCCGGGCGGGCGCACCATCATCAACACTGTCACGCAGGTGGTTGTGAACCGGCTCGCGTTTGGGATGAGCCTCCGGCAGGCGGTCGATGCGCCCCGGCTGCACCACCAGTGGCTGCCGGATGGCATTCGGGTCGAGCGGTCGTTGGCGGAGCAGCACCTCCAGACCCTCGAGGGCCTGAAGGCAATGGGGCACGCTATCGACGCGACGATGCCGTCGCGCCAGGGGGACGCACACAGCATTGAGATCGATCCGGCCACCGGACGACTGACCGGCGTCGCCGACAAACGAATTGGCGGATCGGCCGCTGGGTATTGA
- a CDS encoding GDSL-type esterase/lipase family protein produces the protein MLSSRTLLSRRTFVAAAAAMLAALPSLSHAADGKTKVACVGDSITFGAGVKDREKNAYPFVLAGLLGDKFEVKNFGVSGATMLKKGDKPYDKQKAYKDAIDFKPDIVVIKLGTNDSKPQNWDKHKADYAGDYKAMIEAFHAANANVKVYCCLPVPVVGKGNFGIRNEIVQPEMLPLIKQIATDTKSGLIDLYAPFAGKDALIPDKVHPNAEGAAIIAKTVHEAIAGK, from the coding sequence ATGCTTTCATCCCGCACCCTTCTGTCCCGCCGAACGTTTGTCGCCGCGGCCGCCGCCATGCTCGCCGCGCTGCCGTCCCTGTCACACGCCGCCGACGGCAAGACGAAGGTCGCCTGCGTCGGCGATTCGATCACCTTCGGTGCTGGCGTGAAGGATCGGGAGAAGAACGCCTATCCGTTCGTGCTCGCCGGGCTGCTCGGCGACAAGTTCGAGGTGAAGAATTTCGGCGTCAGCGGCGCGACGATGCTCAAGAAGGGCGACAAGCCCTACGACAAGCAGAAGGCGTACAAGGACGCGATCGACTTCAAGCCCGACATCGTGGTGATCAAGCTCGGCACCAACGACAGCAAGCCGCAGAACTGGGACAAGCACAAGGCCGACTACGCCGGCGACTACAAGGCGATGATCGAAGCGTTCCACGCCGCCAACGCGAACGTGAAGGTCTACTGCTGCCTGCCCGTGCCGGTGGTGGGCAAGGGGAACTTCGGCATCCGCAACGAGATCGTGCAGCCGGAGATGCTGCCGCTGATCAAACAGATCGCAACGGATACCAAGAGCGGATTGATCGATCTTTACGCCCCGTTTGCCGGCAAGGACGCGTTGATCCCCGACAAGGTCCACCCCAACGCCGAGGGCGCCGCGATCATCGCCAAGACGGTGCATGAAGCGATCGCGGGGAAGTAG
- a CDS encoding MltA domain-containing protein — protein MFVLSAIAGCRQEPPAVKSLDYARELPPGQLALRKIPPEMYPNFDVMQTDRTALLRSIDQSLVYLDAPTSQRFFPYLDITHARAVATLRALRELASSPTPDWNGEIRRRFDVYQSVGAPQGDELVSPAPAPGYSGQVLFTGYFTPIYAASLTRTGPYQWPLYKRPGDLVSDETGEAVYRRAAGGPSGPTSVGSTAIAPVAANRYWTRAEIEQGGKLRGQELVWLSSRWEAYVVTVQGSARLKLTDGHTLEIGFHGTNGHAYVSPGRQMLADGVITRDQLSLKGLGQYFAANPEKMDRYLSLNPRTTFFTERPGGPFGKLNVPVTAFATVATDKDVYPRAMPAFLVTSLPTGTGSRPFGGFMLDQDAGGAIRSAGRADIYMGVGPVAEQSAGRQLYPGKLFYLAVR, from the coding sequence TTGTTCGTTCTCTCCGCCATCGCCGGCTGCCGGCAGGAGCCGCCTGCCGTTAAGTCGCTCGACTACGCCCGGGAGTTGCCGCCGGGGCAGTTGGCGCTGCGAAAGATCCCGCCGGAGATGTATCCGAACTTCGATGTCATGCAGACGGATCGCACCGCCCTGCTTCGATCGATCGATCAGAGCCTGGTCTACCTCGACGCTCCCACCAGCCAGCGATTCTTCCCGTATCTCGATATCACGCACGCACGCGCCGTCGCGACGCTGCGGGCGCTGCGGGAGTTGGCGTCGTCGCCGACGCCCGACTGGAACGGGGAGATCCGCCGGCGGTTTGACGTCTACCAGAGCGTCGGCGCTCCGCAGGGCGACGAATTGGTTTCGCCGGCACCCGCGCCTGGATACAGCGGGCAGGTCCTGTTCACGGGTTACTTCACGCCGATCTATGCAGCCAGCCTGACACGCACGGGCCCCTATCAGTGGCCGCTTTATAAGCGGCCAGGCGATCTGGTGAGCGACGAGACCGGGGAAGCGGTCTATCGGCGGGCGGCGGGAGGCCCGTCGGGCCCGACGTCCGTCGGATCGACCGCGATCGCACCTGTCGCCGCCAATCGCTACTGGACGCGGGCCGAAATCGAGCAAGGCGGGAAGTTGCGCGGCCAGGAACTCGTCTGGCTCTCGAGTCGCTGGGAAGCGTATGTGGTGACAGTCCAGGGTTCGGCCCGGCTCAAGCTGACGGACGGGCATACCCTTGAGATCGGATTTCATGGCACCAACGGTCACGCCTATGTCAGCCCCGGCCGGCAAATGCTCGCCGACGGCGTGATCACCCGAGACCAGTTGTCTCTCAAGGGACTGGGTCAGTACTTCGCGGCAAATCCCGAGAAGATGGACCGTTACCTGTCGCTCAACCCACGCACGACCTTCTTCACGGAGCGCCCGGGCGGGCCTTTCGGGAAGCTGAATGTTCCGGTCACGGCATTCGCCACCGTCGCAACTGACAAAGACGTCTACCCGCGTGCGATGCCCGCGTTCCTGGTGACGTCTCTGCCGACGGGAACCGGATCGCGGCCTTTCGGCGGGTTTATGCTCGATCAGGACGCCGGCGGGGCAATTCGTTCCGCCGGCCGGGCCGATATCTATATGGGCGTCGGCCCGGTCGCCGAGCAGTCCGCCGGCCGGCAATTGTATCCGGGAAAACTGTTCTATCTGGCTGTTCGATAG
- a CDS encoding SMI1/KNR4 family protein produces the protein MSLKEVVEYFERVDPKVFEYWCCQETAPAMTDVDRVQADTGFTLPDEFRQFTTSRLAGMHIVVREEVWPRRQGGAFWWFLYGISVFGIGRGVPDWLDMQAQYQRFQDEDRTDLMPFMRVVGDPDRYCFTRVGEIVRWSNNRIDPMPIKSTFSELMMRELMALEERKDRVLRDGLTR, from the coding sequence ATGTCGCTCAAGGAAGTCGTCGAATATTTCGAGCGAGTCGATCCGAAAGTGTTCGAGTATTGGTGCTGTCAGGAAACTGCACCAGCGATGACCGACGTTGATCGCGTCCAGGCCGACACCGGGTTCACGCTACCGGATGAGTTTCGTCAGTTCACGACTTCACGACTTGCCGGCATGCACATTGTGGTTCGCGAGGAAGTATGGCCTCGTCGCCAAGGCGGCGCGTTCTGGTGGTTCCTTTATGGGATCTCTGTGTTCGGAATTGGTCGAGGAGTTCCGGATTGGCTCGACATGCAAGCGCAGTATCAAAGATTTCAGGACGAAGACCGTACAGACCTTATGCCGTTTATGCGGGTTGTCGGCGATCCTGACCGCTATTGTTTCACGCGTGTCGGCGAAATCGTACGTTGGTCAAACAACCGCATAGATCCGATGCCGATAAAATCGACGTTCTCCGAACTCATGATGCGCGAACTCATGGCGCTCGAGGAACGCAAGGATCGGGTGCTGCGCGATGGACTGACGCGTTGA
- a CDS encoding sulfatase family protein, with protein sequence MKGVLLVLSAAFVGLAGSLSFAAEPKRPNVLVILTDDQRADTLSIAGSKHPLTPNIDRLAKEGVWFKNYFCTTSLCSPSRGSILTGLYAHTHGVTNNFTEYPDTLATFPRALQSAGYETGYIGKYHMGEDNDDKRPGFDHFVTHKGQGKYFDTEFRANGGERKVVPGYYTHVVTDMAIDFLKKPRGDKPFMLMIGHKAPHSFYFPEKKYEKAFDAVPFPYPKSAFMLDDKPEWFKLRLDTWHGIYGPLFDYRKKFPDRSPEAVKDFEAMQRAYLATILSVDDSVGKLYEHLKSAGQLDNTLILFMADNGILSGEHGMVDKRTAHEPSLRIPLVARLPGVVPTTQMKTIEEQVLTLDICPSILEMCGLHPDKGVQGRSFKKLVTAGDPDWRKSWYYEYNYEKQFPYTPNVRALRTDRYKYIRYPHGDGSPDKHMAELYDLKSDPEETKNLIADPQHAKLVEELRAELDRQIKQYSNGKPDVMPVDQGIGTALPDAKIR encoded by the coding sequence ATGAAGGGTGTATTGCTCGTATTGTCAGCGGCTTTCGTCGGCTTGGCTGGCTCCTTAAGTTTTGCCGCCGAGCCGAAGCGGCCGAACGTGCTGGTCATCCTGACCGACGACCAGCGGGCCGACACGCTTTCGATTGCCGGCAGCAAGCACCCGCTGACGCCCAACATCGATCGCCTGGCCAAGGAGGGCGTCTGGTTCAAGAACTACTTCTGCACGACATCCCTCTGCTCGCCCAGCCGGGGATCGATCCTCACCGGGCTCTACGCCCATACCCACGGCGTTACCAACAACTTCACCGAGTACCCCGACACGCTTGCCACCTTCCCCCGCGCGCTGCAATCCGCCGGCTACGAGACCGGGTACATCGGCAAGTACCACATGGGCGAGGACAACGACGACAAGCGCCCGGGCTTCGATCACTTCGTCACCCACAAAGGCCAAGGCAAGTACTTCGACACCGAGTTCCGCGCCAACGGCGGCGAGCGGAAGGTCGTCCCCGGCTACTACACCCATGTCGTCACCGACATGGCGATCGACTTCCTGAAGAAGCCACGCGGCGACAAGCCGTTCATGCTGATGATCGGCCATAAGGCGCCGCACAGCTTCTACTTCCCCGAGAAGAAGTACGAGAAGGCGTTCGACGCGGTGCCGTTTCCCTACCCCAAGTCGGCGTTCATGCTAGATGACAAGCCGGAGTGGTTCAAGCTGCGGCTCGACACCTGGCACGGCATCTATGGCCCGCTGTTCGACTATCGAAAGAAATTCCCCGACCGGAGCCCCGAAGCGGTCAAAGACTTTGAGGCGATGCAGCGCGCGTACCTCGCGACGATCCTCAGCGTCGACGACAGCGTCGGCAAGCTGTACGAGCACCTCAAGTCCGCCGGCCAGCTCGACAACACGCTCATCCTGTTCATGGCCGACAACGGCATCCTCAGCGGCGAGCACGGCATGGTCGATAAGCGCACGGCACACGAGCCGAGCCTTCGCATCCCGCTCGTCGCGCGGTTGCCCGGCGTCGTGCCGACCACGCAGATGAAGACGATCGAAGAACAGGTGCTGACGCTCGACATCTGCCCGTCGATCCTGGAGATGTGCGGACTGCACCCGGACAAAGGCGTGCAAGGGCGATCGTTCAAGAAGCTCGTCACCGCCGGCGATCCAGACTGGCGCAAGAGCTGGTACTACGAATACAATTACGAGAAGCAGTTCCCCTACACGCCCAACGTGCGGGCCCTGCGGACCGACCGCTACAAGTACATCCGCTACCCCCACGGCGACGGCAGCCCCGACAAGCACATGGCCGAGCTGTACGACCTCAAGAGCGATCCGGAAGAGACGAAGAACCTGATCGCCGATCCGCAGCACGCGAAGCTGGTCGAAGAACTACGCGCCGAGTTGGACCGGCAAATCAAGCAGTACAGCAACGGCAAGCCGGATGTGATGCCGGTCGATCAGGGGATCGGGACGGCGTTGCCGGATGCGAAGATCAGGTGA
- a CDS encoding prepilin-type N-terminal cleavage/methylation domain-containing protein: MLPPRRQRQPVSAGFTLVELLVVIGIIALLISILLPSLSRANAMARQTKCLATLRQLGAANALYMAEFKDWNMPVRWGWSPTVPPTNPPAIAASGPSRSWANLWTLGKFFGSKNYENARHPRDAMCPDATNSFIYSNASDASGFFITLSYGANTQQLNQGYPQVADHLAGNTGPPHYLSGWKQRGVVSGADKIQYVDAIGSVNAGGSPPYTTRYFLPGWGEIYVPADSTGANGKSNILAYRHNKGANVLYFDGHCSWEPASRLTVDPADPNTNANKRQWEPRTK; encoded by the coding sequence ATGCTTCCGCCCCGCCGTCAACGTCAGCCGGTTTCTGCCGGCTTTACCCTGGTCGAGCTCCTGGTGGTGATCGGCATTATCGCACTGCTGATCAGCATTCTGTTGCCCTCGCTTTCGCGGGCAAACGCGATGGCGCGTCAGACCAAATGCCTGGCAACCCTCCGGCAACTCGGTGCGGCCAATGCGTTGTACATGGCCGAGTTCAAGGACTGGAACATGCCCGTCCGCTGGGGATGGTCGCCCACGGTTCCACCCACCAATCCGCCGGCCATCGCGGCGAGCGGGCCGTCGCGGAGCTGGGCCAACCTCTGGACGCTGGGTAAGTTTTTCGGTTCCAAGAACTACGAGAACGCACGCCACCCGCGCGACGCAATGTGCCCGGACGCGACCAATTCGTTCATCTATTCCAATGCCAGCGATGCCAGCGGCTTCTTCATCACCCTCAGCTACGGCGCCAACACGCAGCAGCTGAACCAGGGGTACCCGCAGGTGGCCGACCACCTTGCCGGCAACACCGGTCCCCCGCACTACCTTTCGGGATGGAAGCAGCGGGGCGTCGTCAGCGGGGCCGACAAGATCCAGTACGTTGATGCCATCGGCAGCGTGAACGCCGGCGGATCGCCGCCCTACACCACGCGTTATTTTCTTCCGGGATGGGGCGAGATCTACGTACCGGCCGATTCGACGGGCGCGAACGGCAAATCCAACATCCTCGCCTATCGGCATAACAAGGGTGCCAATGTGCTCTACTTCGACGGGCACTGCTCGTGGGAACCCGCAAGCCGCCTGACGGTGGACCCCGCCGACCCCAACACCAATGCCAACAAGCGGCAGTGGGAACCGCGGACCAAGTAA
- the purB gene encoding adenylosuccinate lyase — MSSQAKPSRHETYESPLATRNASPQMLRLFSPQHKFGLWRRLWLELARCERELGLDRISAEALRQMEAKLDDIDFDLAANWEKRLRHDVMAHVHTFEEVAPAAKGIIHLGATSQYVVDNADLIIMRDALRLVATRLANAIDALGTFAQKWKDLPTLGYTHFQPAQLTTVGKRATLWAQDLAIDLEEVEYRIATMRFRGVKGTTGTQASFLSLFDNDHAKVEKLDRMVTERFQFAESFCVTGQTYPRKVDAQVTSTLAGIAASVHKFCNDVRILAGLKQLEEPFEEEQVGSSAMAYKRNPMRCERATGLSRFVISLASSPLMTAAEQWFERTLDDSSNKRLAVPEPFLAIDGALNIVVNVARGLVVYPKTVEAAVLAELPFMATEEILMAGVRAGGDRQELHKLVRDHSQSAGHRVKSEGVANDLLDRLRGDAAFSKIDLHDVVDPRRFIGRAPEQVDRFLLEVVEPVRKRFAKVIGMEAELRV; from the coding sequence ATGAGCAGCCAAGCCAAACCGTCCCGCCACGAAACCTACGAATCTCCACTTGCCACCCGCAATGCCAGCCCGCAAATGCTGCGGCTGTTTTCGCCGCAGCATAAGTTCGGCCTCTGGCGTCGGCTCTGGCTGGAACTGGCCCGGTGCGAGCGGGAGCTCGGCCTGGATCGCATCAGCGCCGAAGCGCTGCGGCAGATGGAGGCGAAGCTCGACGACATTGACTTCGATCTGGCCGCGAACTGGGAAAAGCGGCTCCGTCACGACGTTATGGCGCACGTCCATACGTTTGAAGAGGTCGCCCCGGCGGCTAAGGGCATCATTCACTTGGGGGCCACTAGCCAATACGTCGTTGATAATGCCGACCTGATCATCATGCGTGATGCGCTGCGGCTCGTCGCGACCCGGCTGGCCAATGCGATCGACGCGCTCGGCACCTTCGCCCAGAAGTGGAAGGACCTGCCGACCCTGGGCTACACGCACTTTCAACCCGCGCAGCTGACGACAGTCGGCAAGCGGGCCACGCTCTGGGCGCAGGACCTTGCGATCGACCTGGAGGAAGTGGAGTACCGCATCGCGACCATGCGGTTTCGCGGCGTGAAGGGGACCACCGGCACGCAGGCGTCGTTCCTGAGCCTCTTCGATAACGATCATGCCAAGGTCGAAAAGCTCGACCGCATGGTGACGGAGCGGTTTCAGTTCGCCGAATCATTCTGTGTGACGGGGCAAACGTATCCGCGAAAAGTCGATGCGCAGGTGACCAGCACGCTGGCGGGGATCGCGGCGAGCGTTCACAAGTTCTGCAACGACGTCCGCATTCTTGCCGGGCTCAAGCAACTCGAAGAGCCGTTCGAGGAAGAGCAGGTTGGCTCAAGCGCAATGGCTTACAAAAGGAATCCCATGCGGTGCGAGCGGGCAACCGGGTTGTCTCGCTTCGTGATCAGTCTGGCGAGCAGTCCCCTGATGACGGCGGCGGAGCAGTGGTTTGAGCGGACGCTGGACGACTCCAGTAACAAGCGACTCGCGGTGCCGGAGCCTTTCCTGGCGATTGATGGCGCATTGAACATTGTTGTAAACGTTGCGCGAGGCTTGGTCGTCTATCCCAAGACCGTTGAGGCGGCGGTGCTGGCGGAACTACCTTTCATGGCGACCGAAGAAATCCTGATGGCAGGTGTAAGAGCCGGCGGCGACCGTCAGGAACTTCACAAGCTCGTGCGAGATCACTCACAGTCGGCCGGACATCGCGTGAAGAGCGAAGGCGTTGCCAACGATCTGCTGGATCGCCTGCGCGGCGACGCCGCATTCTCAAAGATTGACTTGCACGATGTCGTCGATCCCAGGCGGTTCATCGGCAGGGCACCCGAGCAGGTGGATCGCTTTCTGCTCGAAGTGGTCGAGCCTGTCCGCAAACGTTTCGCGAAAGTAATAGGGATGGAAGCCGAACTTCGCGTTTAA